In Epinephelus moara isolate mb chromosome 9, YSFRI_EMoa_1.0, whole genome shotgun sequence, a genomic segment contains:
- the c9h18orf54 gene encoding lung adenoma susceptibility protein 2 isoform X2: MSCFEQSLYTDGWTRNILKEKEALWTEDMESSSLIGELLSPESTVTSLLSSSGHLRSSLQASEHNATFGYKHKNYDSATAALDAYIAEFERSRQNSESLTGKLVLPHSSPSTPCRPRVSTLRNRDVLRERLTDRELDFLNLPVSSLHHRSNRDRHSMTTDELLSIPYDGSMPITHTSAFMQGLLSRSGASQPCPLSRPTHRTWDRLSSSLPPPRPNHHHPHPTRMPRSSRCRERPEAAMLNPDVDIPSVSCYKSAHRAGRSEWAEPSSSLHLPRWFTSNKTDMDCSGITSMADLKYPAWIQWCDISKSPPLTESELWDDHGVLPPVSPRRGAPSWVAELEDEDPDQTLAKGDSQQTLRDLRLQFAEEISLLAAERNSSDVMETLFRDNRIESLIQKADQVLNRLSQSYGGADCPADPVSPTDRVEEAVSPVNTEELLLCSSSHCPPFTRDSAAVAGAITEALTDRRAQAWGSGLHGDSTFKQPGPVEALKQTLFRLQAVEAELQRQQQASAAPTLTDRLQTVEVKQQRPEGEAKLESFPGGPSLQRALHHLSRLKVLVEEPREKRTEEKEEKGAEEKDEDEGRYSSSSADGLICAQQKPS; the protein is encoded by the exons aTGGAGTCCAGCAGCTTGATTGGTGAATTACTGTCTCCTGAGTCGACGGTGACCTCACTGCTTTCAAGCTCAGGTCACCTGAGGAGCAGCCTGCAGGCTTCTGAACACAACGCCACCTTTGGATATAAACACAAG AACTATGACTCAGCCACAGCGGCGTTGGATGCCTACATTGCAGAATTTGAGAGAAGTCGTCAAAACAGCGAGTCGTTAACAGGAAAACTGGTTCTGCCTCATAGTTCCCCCTCCACACCATGCAGACCCAGAGTGAGCACGCTCAGAAACAGAGATG TTCTTAGGGAACGTTTGACGGACAGGGAGCTGGACTTCCTGAACCTCCCCGTCAGCTCCCTCCATCACCGCAGCAACCGAGACAGACACTCAATGACGACAGACGAGCTGCTGTCTATCCCTTACGATGGCTCGATGCCCATCACTCACACCTCCGCCTTCATGCAAG GCCTCCTGTCCCGGTCTGGAGCCTCCCAGCCCTGCCCCTTGTCCAGACCAACACACAGAACCTGGGACAGACTCAGCAGCAGTCTTCCTCCTCCCCGACCGAACCATCACCACCCTCATCCAACCAGGATGCCAAGGAGTTCCAG GTGCAGAGAAAGACCAGAGGCAGCCATGTTGAATCCAGATGTTGATATTCCCTCAGTCAGCTGCTATAAG TCTGCACACAGAGCGGGGAGGTCAGAGTGGGCAGAGCCATCTTcgtccctccacctccctcgcTGGTTCACCAGTAACAAGACCGACATGGACTGTTCAGGAATCACCAGCATGGCGGACCTAAAGTACCCAGCCTGGATCCAATGGTGTGATATCAGCAAGTCACCGCCACTCACAGAGTCAGAACTGTGGGATGACCACG GTGTTCTTCCACCTGTATCTCCCAGAAGAGGAGCTCCATCCTGGGTGGCAGAGCTGGAGGATGAAGATCCCGACCAGACACTTGCAAAG ggtGATAGCCAGCAGACTCTCAGAGATCTGAGGCTTCAGTTTGCTGAAGAGATTTCTCTACTCgctgcagagagaaacagcTCTGACGTCATGGAAACTCTGTTCAGAG ACAACAGGATTGAGTCTCTGATCCAGAAGGCGGACCAGGTGTTGAACCGTCTGTCTCAGAGTTATGGAGGAGCAGACTGTCCCGCAGATCCAG tcagTCCTACTGATCGTGTTGAGGAAGCTGTCAGTCCAGTGAACactgaggagctgctgctctgttcctcctcacactgtCCTCCATTCACTAG GGATTCAGCAGCAGTTGCAGGGGCCATCACAGAAGCTCTGACTGACAGAAGAGCTCAG GCTTGGGGATCTGGCCTCCATGGAGACAGCACCTTTAAGCAGCCTGGTCCCGTGGAGGCTCTGAAACAGACGctgttcagactgcaggcagTGGAGGCAGAGCTTCAGCGACAACAGCAGGCATCAGCAGCTCCAACACTCACTGACAGGCTGCAGACAGTTGAGGTCAAACAA CAGAGGCCTGAAGGTGAAGCAAAGCTGGAGAGTTTTCCAGGTGGACCGTCACTACAGAG AGCTCTGCATCACCTGAGCCGTCTGAAGGTTTTGGTGGAAGAACCCAGAGAGAAACgcacagaggaaaaagaagagaagggCGCAGAGGAGAAGGATGAAGATGAAGGACGGTattcctcttcttctgctgaCGGGCTCATCTGCGCTCAGCAGAAACCCTCCTGA
- the c9h18orf54 gene encoding lung adenoma susceptibility protein 2 isoform X1, translating into MSCFEQSLYTDGWTRNILKEKEALWTEDMESSSLIGELLSPESTVTSLLSSSGHLRSSLQASEHNATFGYKHKNYDSATAALDAYIAEFERSRQNSESLTGKLVLPHSSPSTPCRPRVSTLRNRDVLRERLTDRELDFLNLPVSSLHHRSNRDRHSMTTDELLSIPYDGSMPITHTSAFMQGLLSRSGASQPCPLSRPTHRTWDRLSSSLPPPRPNHHHPHPTRMPRSSRCRERPEAAMLNPDVDIPSVSCYKQSAHRAGRSEWAEPSSSLHLPRWFTSNKTDMDCSGITSMADLKYPAWIQWCDISKSPPLTESELWDDHGVLPPVSPRRGAPSWVAELEDEDPDQTLAKGDSQQTLRDLRLQFAEEISLLAAERNSSDVMETLFRDNRIESLIQKADQVLNRLSQSYGGADCPADPVSPTDRVEEAVSPVNTEELLLCSSSHCPPFTRDSAAVAGAITEALTDRRAQAWGSGLHGDSTFKQPGPVEALKQTLFRLQAVEAELQRQQQASAAPTLTDRLQTVEVKQQRPEGEAKLESFPGGPSLQRALHHLSRLKVLVEEPREKRTEEKEEKGAEEKDEDEGRYSSSSADGLICAQQKPS; encoded by the exons aTGGAGTCCAGCAGCTTGATTGGTGAATTACTGTCTCCTGAGTCGACGGTGACCTCACTGCTTTCAAGCTCAGGTCACCTGAGGAGCAGCCTGCAGGCTTCTGAACACAACGCCACCTTTGGATATAAACACAAG AACTATGACTCAGCCACAGCGGCGTTGGATGCCTACATTGCAGAATTTGAGAGAAGTCGTCAAAACAGCGAGTCGTTAACAGGAAAACTGGTTCTGCCTCATAGTTCCCCCTCCACACCATGCAGACCCAGAGTGAGCACGCTCAGAAACAGAGATG TTCTTAGGGAACGTTTGACGGACAGGGAGCTGGACTTCCTGAACCTCCCCGTCAGCTCCCTCCATCACCGCAGCAACCGAGACAGACACTCAATGACGACAGACGAGCTGCTGTCTATCCCTTACGATGGCTCGATGCCCATCACTCACACCTCCGCCTTCATGCAAG GCCTCCTGTCCCGGTCTGGAGCCTCCCAGCCCTGCCCCTTGTCCAGACCAACACACAGAACCTGGGACAGACTCAGCAGCAGTCTTCCTCCTCCCCGACCGAACCATCACCACCCTCATCCAACCAGGATGCCAAGGAGTTCCAG GTGCAGAGAAAGACCAGAGGCAGCCATGTTGAATCCAGATGTTGATATTCCCTCAGTCAGCTGCTATAAG CAGTCTGCACACAGAGCGGGGAGGTCAGAGTGGGCAGAGCCATCTTcgtccctccacctccctcgcTGGTTCACCAGTAACAAGACCGACATGGACTGTTCAGGAATCACCAGCATGGCGGACCTAAAGTACCCAGCCTGGATCCAATGGTGTGATATCAGCAAGTCACCGCCACTCACAGAGTCAGAACTGTGGGATGACCACG GTGTTCTTCCACCTGTATCTCCCAGAAGAGGAGCTCCATCCTGGGTGGCAGAGCTGGAGGATGAAGATCCCGACCAGACACTTGCAAAG ggtGATAGCCAGCAGACTCTCAGAGATCTGAGGCTTCAGTTTGCTGAAGAGATTTCTCTACTCgctgcagagagaaacagcTCTGACGTCATGGAAACTCTGTTCAGAG ACAACAGGATTGAGTCTCTGATCCAGAAGGCGGACCAGGTGTTGAACCGTCTGTCTCAGAGTTATGGAGGAGCAGACTGTCCCGCAGATCCAG tcagTCCTACTGATCGTGTTGAGGAAGCTGTCAGTCCAGTGAACactgaggagctgctgctctgttcctcctcacactgtCCTCCATTCACTAG GGATTCAGCAGCAGTTGCAGGGGCCATCACAGAAGCTCTGACTGACAGAAGAGCTCAG GCTTGGGGATCTGGCCTCCATGGAGACAGCACCTTTAAGCAGCCTGGTCCCGTGGAGGCTCTGAAACAGACGctgttcagactgcaggcagTGGAGGCAGAGCTTCAGCGACAACAGCAGGCATCAGCAGCTCCAACACTCACTGACAGGCTGCAGACAGTTGAGGTCAAACAA CAGAGGCCTGAAGGTGAAGCAAAGCTGGAGAGTTTTCCAGGTGGACCGTCACTACAGAG AGCTCTGCATCACCTGAGCCGTCTGAAGGTTTTGGTGGAAGAACCCAGAGAGAAACgcacagaggaaaaagaagagaagggCGCAGAGGAGAAGGATGAAGATGAAGGACGGTattcctcttcttctgctgaCGGGCTCATCTGCGCTCAGCAGAAACCCTCCTGA
- the c9h18orf54 gene encoding lung adenoma susceptibility protein 2 isoform X4 → MSCFEQSLYTDGWTRNILKEKEALWTEDMESSSLIGELLSPESTVTSLLSSSGHLRSSLQASEHNATFGYKHKNYDSATAALDAYIAEFERSRQNSESLTGKLVLPHSSPSTPCRPRVSTLRNRDVLRERLTDRELDFLNLPVSSLHHRSNRDRHSMTTDELLSIPYDGSMPITHTSAFMQGLLSRSGASQPCPLSRPTHRTWDRLSSSLPPPRPNHHHPHPTRMPRSSRCRERPEAAMLNPDVDIPSVSCYKQSAHRAGRSEWAEPSSSLHLPRWFTSNKTDMDCSGITSMADLKYPAWIQWCDISKSPPLTESELWDDHGVLPPVSPRRGAPSWVAELEDEDPDQTLAKGDSQQTLRDLRLQFAEEISLLAAERNSSDVMETLFRDNRIESLIQKADQVLNRLSQSYGGADCPADPVSPTDRVEEAVSPVNTEELLLCSSSHCPPFTRDSAAVAGAITEALTDRRAQAWGSGLHGDSTFKQPGPVEALKQTLFRLQAVEAELQRQQQASAAPTLTDRLQTVEQRPEGEAKLESFPGGPSLQRALHHLSRLKVLVEEPREKRTEEKEEKGAEEKDEDEGRYSSSSADGLICAQQKPS, encoded by the exons aTGGAGTCCAGCAGCTTGATTGGTGAATTACTGTCTCCTGAGTCGACGGTGACCTCACTGCTTTCAAGCTCAGGTCACCTGAGGAGCAGCCTGCAGGCTTCTGAACACAACGCCACCTTTGGATATAAACACAAG AACTATGACTCAGCCACAGCGGCGTTGGATGCCTACATTGCAGAATTTGAGAGAAGTCGTCAAAACAGCGAGTCGTTAACAGGAAAACTGGTTCTGCCTCATAGTTCCCCCTCCACACCATGCAGACCCAGAGTGAGCACGCTCAGAAACAGAGATG TTCTTAGGGAACGTTTGACGGACAGGGAGCTGGACTTCCTGAACCTCCCCGTCAGCTCCCTCCATCACCGCAGCAACCGAGACAGACACTCAATGACGACAGACGAGCTGCTGTCTATCCCTTACGATGGCTCGATGCCCATCACTCACACCTCCGCCTTCATGCAAG GCCTCCTGTCCCGGTCTGGAGCCTCCCAGCCCTGCCCCTTGTCCAGACCAACACACAGAACCTGGGACAGACTCAGCAGCAGTCTTCCTCCTCCCCGACCGAACCATCACCACCCTCATCCAACCAGGATGCCAAGGAGTTCCAG GTGCAGAGAAAGACCAGAGGCAGCCATGTTGAATCCAGATGTTGATATTCCCTCAGTCAGCTGCTATAAG CAGTCTGCACACAGAGCGGGGAGGTCAGAGTGGGCAGAGCCATCTTcgtccctccacctccctcgcTGGTTCACCAGTAACAAGACCGACATGGACTGTTCAGGAATCACCAGCATGGCGGACCTAAAGTACCCAGCCTGGATCCAATGGTGTGATATCAGCAAGTCACCGCCACTCACAGAGTCAGAACTGTGGGATGACCACG GTGTTCTTCCACCTGTATCTCCCAGAAGAGGAGCTCCATCCTGGGTGGCAGAGCTGGAGGATGAAGATCCCGACCAGACACTTGCAAAG ggtGATAGCCAGCAGACTCTCAGAGATCTGAGGCTTCAGTTTGCTGAAGAGATTTCTCTACTCgctgcagagagaaacagcTCTGACGTCATGGAAACTCTGTTCAGAG ACAACAGGATTGAGTCTCTGATCCAGAAGGCGGACCAGGTGTTGAACCGTCTGTCTCAGAGTTATGGAGGAGCAGACTGTCCCGCAGATCCAG tcagTCCTACTGATCGTGTTGAGGAAGCTGTCAGTCCAGTGAACactgaggagctgctgctctgttcctcctcacactgtCCTCCATTCACTAG GGATTCAGCAGCAGTTGCAGGGGCCATCACAGAAGCTCTGACTGACAGAAGAGCTCAG GCTTGGGGATCTGGCCTCCATGGAGACAGCACCTTTAAGCAGCCTGGTCCCGTGGAGGCTCTGAAACAGACGctgttcagactgcaggcagTGGAGGCAGAGCTTCAGCGACAACAGCAGGCATCAGCAGCTCCAACACTCACTGACAGGCTGCAGACAGTTGAG CAGAGGCCTGAAGGTGAAGCAAAGCTGGAGAGTTTTCCAGGTGGACCGTCACTACAGAG AGCTCTGCATCACCTGAGCCGTCTGAAGGTTTTGGTGGAAGAACCCAGAGAGAAACgcacagaggaaaaagaagagaagggCGCAGAGGAGAAGGATGAAGATGAAGGACGGTattcctcttcttctgctgaCGGGCTCATCTGCGCTCAGCAGAAACCCTCCTGA
- the c9h18orf54 gene encoding lung adenoma susceptibility protein 2 isoform X5 gives MSCFEQSLYTDGWTRNILKEKEALWTEDMESSSLIGELLSPESTVTSLLSSSGHLRSSLQASEHNATFGYKHKNYDSATAALDAYIAEFERSRQNSESLTGKLVLPHSSPSTPCRPRVSTLRNRDVLRERLTDRELDFLNLPVSSLHHRSNRDRHSMTTDELLSIPYDGSMPITHTSAFMQGLLSRSGASQPCPLSRPTHRTWDRLSSSLPPPRPNHHHPHPTRMPRSSRCRERPEAAMLNPDVDIPSVSCYKQSAHRAGRSEWAEPSSSLHLPRWFTSNKTDMDCSGITSMADLKYPAWIQWCDISKSPPLTESELWDDHGVLPPVSPRRGAPSWVAELEDEDPDQTLAKGDSQQTLRDLRLQFAEEISLLAAERNSSDVMETLFRDNRIESLIQKADQVLNRLSQSYGGADCPADPVSPTDRVEEAVSPVNTEELLLCSSSHCPPFTRDSAAVAGAITEALTDRRAQAWGSGLHGDSTFKQPGPVEALKQTLFRLQAVEAELQRQQQASAAPTLTDRLQTVERPEGEAKLESFPGGPSLQRALHHLSRLKVLVEEPREKRTEEKEEKGAEEKDEDEGRYSSSSADGLICAQQKPS, from the exons aTGGAGTCCAGCAGCTTGATTGGTGAATTACTGTCTCCTGAGTCGACGGTGACCTCACTGCTTTCAAGCTCAGGTCACCTGAGGAGCAGCCTGCAGGCTTCTGAACACAACGCCACCTTTGGATATAAACACAAG AACTATGACTCAGCCACAGCGGCGTTGGATGCCTACATTGCAGAATTTGAGAGAAGTCGTCAAAACAGCGAGTCGTTAACAGGAAAACTGGTTCTGCCTCATAGTTCCCCCTCCACACCATGCAGACCCAGAGTGAGCACGCTCAGAAACAGAGATG TTCTTAGGGAACGTTTGACGGACAGGGAGCTGGACTTCCTGAACCTCCCCGTCAGCTCCCTCCATCACCGCAGCAACCGAGACAGACACTCAATGACGACAGACGAGCTGCTGTCTATCCCTTACGATGGCTCGATGCCCATCACTCACACCTCCGCCTTCATGCAAG GCCTCCTGTCCCGGTCTGGAGCCTCCCAGCCCTGCCCCTTGTCCAGACCAACACACAGAACCTGGGACAGACTCAGCAGCAGTCTTCCTCCTCCCCGACCGAACCATCACCACCCTCATCCAACCAGGATGCCAAGGAGTTCCAG GTGCAGAGAAAGACCAGAGGCAGCCATGTTGAATCCAGATGTTGATATTCCCTCAGTCAGCTGCTATAAG CAGTCTGCACACAGAGCGGGGAGGTCAGAGTGGGCAGAGCCATCTTcgtccctccacctccctcgcTGGTTCACCAGTAACAAGACCGACATGGACTGTTCAGGAATCACCAGCATGGCGGACCTAAAGTACCCAGCCTGGATCCAATGGTGTGATATCAGCAAGTCACCGCCACTCACAGAGTCAGAACTGTGGGATGACCACG GTGTTCTTCCACCTGTATCTCCCAGAAGAGGAGCTCCATCCTGGGTGGCAGAGCTGGAGGATGAAGATCCCGACCAGACACTTGCAAAG ggtGATAGCCAGCAGACTCTCAGAGATCTGAGGCTTCAGTTTGCTGAAGAGATTTCTCTACTCgctgcagagagaaacagcTCTGACGTCATGGAAACTCTGTTCAGAG ACAACAGGATTGAGTCTCTGATCCAGAAGGCGGACCAGGTGTTGAACCGTCTGTCTCAGAGTTATGGAGGAGCAGACTGTCCCGCAGATCCAG tcagTCCTACTGATCGTGTTGAGGAAGCTGTCAGTCCAGTGAACactgaggagctgctgctctgttcctcctcacactgtCCTCCATTCACTAG GGATTCAGCAGCAGTTGCAGGGGCCATCACAGAAGCTCTGACTGACAGAAGAGCTCAG GCTTGGGGATCTGGCCTCCATGGAGACAGCACCTTTAAGCAGCCTGGTCCCGTGGAGGCTCTGAAACAGACGctgttcagactgcaggcagTGGAGGCAGAGCTTCAGCGACAACAGCAGGCATCAGCAGCTCCAACACTCACTGACAGGCTGCAGACAGTTGAG AGGCCTGAAGGTGAAGCAAAGCTGGAGAGTTTTCCAGGTGGACCGTCACTACAGAG AGCTCTGCATCACCTGAGCCGTCTGAAGGTTTTGGTGGAAGAACCCAGAGAGAAACgcacagaggaaaaagaagagaagggCGCAGAGGAGAAGGATGAAGATGAAGGACGGTattcctcttcttctgctgaCGGGCTCATCTGCGCTCAGCAGAAACCCTCCTGA
- the c9h18orf54 gene encoding lung adenoma susceptibility protein 2 isoform X6, which translates to MESSSLIGELLSPESTVTSLLSSSGHLRSSLQASEHNATFGYKHKNYDSATAALDAYIAEFERSRQNSESLTGKLVLPHSSPSTPCRPRVSTLRNRDVLRERLTDRELDFLNLPVSSLHHRSNRDRHSMTTDELLSIPYDGSMPITHTSAFMQGLLSRSGASQPCPLSRPTHRTWDRLSSSLPPPRPNHHHPHPTRMPRSSRCRERPEAAMLNPDVDIPSVSCYKQSAHRAGRSEWAEPSSSLHLPRWFTSNKTDMDCSGITSMADLKYPAWIQWCDISKSPPLTESELWDDHGVLPPVSPRRGAPSWVAELEDEDPDQTLAKGDSQQTLRDLRLQFAEEISLLAAERNSSDVMETLFRDNRIESLIQKADQVLNRLSQSYGGADCPADPVSPTDRVEEAVSPVNTEELLLCSSSHCPPFTRDSAAVAGAITEALTDRRAQAWGSGLHGDSTFKQPGPVEALKQTLFRLQAVEAELQRQQQASAAPTLTDRLQTVEVKQQRPEGEAKLESFPGGPSLQRALHHLSRLKVLVEEPREKRTEEKEEKGAEEKDEDEGRYSSSSADGLICAQQKPS; encoded by the exons aTGGAGTCCAGCAGCTTGATTGGTGAATTACTGTCTCCTGAGTCGACGGTGACCTCACTGCTTTCAAGCTCAGGTCACCTGAGGAGCAGCCTGCAGGCTTCTGAACACAACGCCACCTTTGGATATAAACACAAG AACTATGACTCAGCCACAGCGGCGTTGGATGCCTACATTGCAGAATTTGAGAGAAGTCGTCAAAACAGCGAGTCGTTAACAGGAAAACTGGTTCTGCCTCATAGTTCCCCCTCCACACCATGCAGACCCAGAGTGAGCACGCTCAGAAACAGAGATG TTCTTAGGGAACGTTTGACGGACAGGGAGCTGGACTTCCTGAACCTCCCCGTCAGCTCCCTCCATCACCGCAGCAACCGAGACAGACACTCAATGACGACAGACGAGCTGCTGTCTATCCCTTACGATGGCTCGATGCCCATCACTCACACCTCCGCCTTCATGCAAG GCCTCCTGTCCCGGTCTGGAGCCTCCCAGCCCTGCCCCTTGTCCAGACCAACACACAGAACCTGGGACAGACTCAGCAGCAGTCTTCCTCCTCCCCGACCGAACCATCACCACCCTCATCCAACCAGGATGCCAAGGAGTTCCAG GTGCAGAGAAAGACCAGAGGCAGCCATGTTGAATCCAGATGTTGATATTCCCTCAGTCAGCTGCTATAAG CAGTCTGCACACAGAGCGGGGAGGTCAGAGTGGGCAGAGCCATCTTcgtccctccacctccctcgcTGGTTCACCAGTAACAAGACCGACATGGACTGTTCAGGAATCACCAGCATGGCGGACCTAAAGTACCCAGCCTGGATCCAATGGTGTGATATCAGCAAGTCACCGCCACTCACAGAGTCAGAACTGTGGGATGACCACG GTGTTCTTCCACCTGTATCTCCCAGAAGAGGAGCTCCATCCTGGGTGGCAGAGCTGGAGGATGAAGATCCCGACCAGACACTTGCAAAG ggtGATAGCCAGCAGACTCTCAGAGATCTGAGGCTTCAGTTTGCTGAAGAGATTTCTCTACTCgctgcagagagaaacagcTCTGACGTCATGGAAACTCTGTTCAGAG ACAACAGGATTGAGTCTCTGATCCAGAAGGCGGACCAGGTGTTGAACCGTCTGTCTCAGAGTTATGGAGGAGCAGACTGTCCCGCAGATCCAG tcagTCCTACTGATCGTGTTGAGGAAGCTGTCAGTCCAGTGAACactgaggagctgctgctctgttcctcctcacactgtCCTCCATTCACTAG GGATTCAGCAGCAGTTGCAGGGGCCATCACAGAAGCTCTGACTGACAGAAGAGCTCAG GCTTGGGGATCTGGCCTCCATGGAGACAGCACCTTTAAGCAGCCTGGTCCCGTGGAGGCTCTGAAACAGACGctgttcagactgcaggcagTGGAGGCAGAGCTTCAGCGACAACAGCAGGCATCAGCAGCTCCAACACTCACTGACAGGCTGCAGACAGTTGAGGTCAAACAA CAGAGGCCTGAAGGTGAAGCAAAGCTGGAGAGTTTTCCAGGTGGACCGTCACTACAGAG AGCTCTGCATCACCTGAGCCGTCTGAAGGTTTTGGTGGAAGAACCCAGAGAGAAACgcacagaggaaaaagaagagaagggCGCAGAGGAGAAGGATGAAGATGAAGGACGGTattcctcttcttctgctgaCGGGCTCATCTGCGCTCAGCAGAAACCCTCCTGA
- the c9h18orf54 gene encoding lung adenoma susceptibility protein 2 isoform X8 has product MSCFEQSLYTDGWTRNILKEKEALWTEDMESSSLIGELLSPESTVTSLLSSSGHLRSSLQASEHNATFGYKHKNYDSATAALDAYIAEFERSRQNSESLTGKLVLPHSSPSTPCRPRVSTLRNRDVLRERLTDRELDFLNLPVSSLHHRSNRDRHSMTTDELLSIPYDGSMPITHTSAFMQGLLSRSGASQPCPLSRPTHRTWDRLSSSLPPPRPNHHHPHPTRMPRSSRCRERPEAAMLNPDVDIPSVSCYKSAHRAGRSEWAEPSSSLHLPRWFTSNKTDMDCSGITSMADLKYPAWIQWCDISKSPPLTESELWDDHGVLPPVSPRRGAPSWVAELEDEDPDQTLAKGDSQQTLRDLRLQFAEEISLLAAERNSSDVMETLFRDNRIESLIQKADQVLNRLSQSYGGADCPADPVSPTDRVEEAVSPVNTEELLLCSSSHCPPFTRDSAAVAGAITEALTDRRAQAWGSGLHGDSTFKQPGPVEALKQTLFRLQAVEAELQRQQQASAAPTLTDRLQTVEVKQRPEGEAKLESFPGGPSLQRALHHLSRLKVLVEEPREKRTEEKEEKGAEEKDEDEGRYSSSSADGLICAQQKPS; this is encoded by the exons aTGGAGTCCAGCAGCTTGATTGGTGAATTACTGTCTCCTGAGTCGACGGTGACCTCACTGCTTTCAAGCTCAGGTCACCTGAGGAGCAGCCTGCAGGCTTCTGAACACAACGCCACCTTTGGATATAAACACAAG AACTATGACTCAGCCACAGCGGCGTTGGATGCCTACATTGCAGAATTTGAGAGAAGTCGTCAAAACAGCGAGTCGTTAACAGGAAAACTGGTTCTGCCTCATAGTTCCCCCTCCACACCATGCAGACCCAGAGTGAGCACGCTCAGAAACAGAGATG TTCTTAGGGAACGTTTGACGGACAGGGAGCTGGACTTCCTGAACCTCCCCGTCAGCTCCCTCCATCACCGCAGCAACCGAGACAGACACTCAATGACGACAGACGAGCTGCTGTCTATCCCTTACGATGGCTCGATGCCCATCACTCACACCTCCGCCTTCATGCAAG GCCTCCTGTCCCGGTCTGGAGCCTCCCAGCCCTGCCCCTTGTCCAGACCAACACACAGAACCTGGGACAGACTCAGCAGCAGTCTTCCTCCTCCCCGACCGAACCATCACCACCCTCATCCAACCAGGATGCCAAGGAGTTCCAG GTGCAGAGAAAGACCAGAGGCAGCCATGTTGAATCCAGATGTTGATATTCCCTCAGTCAGCTGCTATAAG TCTGCACACAGAGCGGGGAGGTCAGAGTGGGCAGAGCCATCTTcgtccctccacctccctcgcTGGTTCACCAGTAACAAGACCGACATGGACTGTTCAGGAATCACCAGCATGGCGGACCTAAAGTACCCAGCCTGGATCCAATGGTGTGATATCAGCAAGTCACCGCCACTCACAGAGTCAGAACTGTGGGATGACCACG GTGTTCTTCCACCTGTATCTCCCAGAAGAGGAGCTCCATCCTGGGTGGCAGAGCTGGAGGATGAAGATCCCGACCAGACACTTGCAAAG ggtGATAGCCAGCAGACTCTCAGAGATCTGAGGCTTCAGTTTGCTGAAGAGATTTCTCTACTCgctgcagagagaaacagcTCTGACGTCATGGAAACTCTGTTCAGAG ACAACAGGATTGAGTCTCTGATCCAGAAGGCGGACCAGGTGTTGAACCGTCTGTCTCAGAGTTATGGAGGAGCAGACTGTCCCGCAGATCCAG tcagTCCTACTGATCGTGTTGAGGAAGCTGTCAGTCCAGTGAACactgaggagctgctgctctgttcctcctcacactgtCCTCCATTCACTAG GGATTCAGCAGCAGTTGCAGGGGCCATCACAGAAGCTCTGACTGACAGAAGAGCTCAG GCTTGGGGATCTGGCCTCCATGGAGACAGCACCTTTAAGCAGCCTGGTCCCGTGGAGGCTCTGAAACAGACGctgttcagactgcaggcagTGGAGGCAGAGCTTCAGCGACAACAGCAGGCATCAGCAGCTCCAACACTCACTGACAGGCTGCAGACAGTTGAGGTCAAACAA AGGCCTGAAGGTGAAGCAAAGCTGGAGAGTTTTCCAGGTGGACCGTCACTACAGAG AGCTCTGCATCACCTGAGCCGTCTGAAGGTTTTGGTGGAAGAACCCAGAGAGAAACgcacagaggaaaaagaagagaagggCGCAGAGGAGAAGGATGAAGATGAAGGACGGTattcctcttcttctgctgaCGGGCTCATCTGCGCTCAGCAGAAACCCTCCTGA